The following is a genomic window from Synechococcus sp. JA-2-3B'a(2-13).
TTGAGGAGAATCACATCCCCATAGGCAATTTGGCTGTAGGCCACGTTGCTGTTGAACAGATCGGGGGCAAAGTTGGTGGCATCTACCAGGGTGATAATCGAGTCTAGCCGCGTCAGATCTCGCAATTCTGGCCCCAAAAAGGTGAGGGCCACCGGCAAGGGATCGGCCAATCCCGTGGTCTCCACCACCAAGTAGTCGATGTGGTCAGAGCGTTCCATCAGCCGCAAAACACTCTCGGCGATGTCATCTCGGATGGTGCAGCAAATGCAGCCGTTGTTCAACTCCACCAAGTCTTCTTCGCTGGAGACGATCAGTTCCGCATCGATGCTGATCTCGCCGAACTCGTTGACCAGCACCGCTGTGCGCATCCCTTTCTGGTTGTTGAGGATGTGGTTGAGAAGGGTGGTTTTCCCACTGCCCAAAAAACCTGTGATGATGGTGACAGGTAAGCCTCGCTTAGGCACTTCGATGGTTGCGGTCATAGAGTGGCAGCGATCCGATATAGAGGGAACTCTTCCACTTTACCCTCATTGCCCTTGTCCCCTGAGGCCGGGTGAACCTCTCAGATGCGGTCGGTAGAGCCTTTGCGCCTCGGCATTGGCGGCGTCGCCAGTGTGGCCCTGGCTCTCCCAACTCGGCGGCCTCTCTCTTTCTGGCTTACTCTTCAGGGTCAGATTGCTTCCTCTAATCCCCTGGCCCTGAAAGTAGGGTTATTTCGATTCAAACTGGGACAATGCACCCAACACCTAAAACGTTGAACGCAGGGGGCCAGAGAGCTGTTCTCAGTGGCCCACGGGTCTCACCCTAACCTGAAGTGACTATCGATAACATCCCTAGGTAGACTATAGTGCTGACCCACCCCAGCTTGGCCTGTCGGGATGCCTACCTGTCCTGGGTTACTTCCACCTGGTTGCCCGGCTCTAGGCTGACGCGGAACTGTTGGGCGCCTGTTGGCAAGGGATCCGGCGGTAGCTCCGGCAGGTCGGCAAATGGGGTTTCGGCTCGGCGCTCTCGGGCAAGCTCATTCTCCGGATCGGCAGCCAGCAGGGATCCCGTCCTATCCACCGTTACCCGGTAGACCAAGCTCTCTGGCCAATCGGGGGGAGACTGCCACTGCTCCGCCAGAATGTCTCGCAGACGGGAAAGGGGATCCGCACCTGCTGCCTCTCTTCCCGCTGTGGGGTCAGATTCTTGAGGGGATGTGGCCAAAGGCTGTGACTGATCCGTCAAGGCAGGGGTGGTGAGCTGCTCTTGCGGGGAAGGGGAAGCTGTGGGATCCCTAGGGGGGCGACTGGCCCAGATCCCAACACCGGCCACAACTGCGATCCCTCCCACCAGCAGGGCCGCGATCCCAGTGGGCTGTCGATACCAAGCCCGCGTCACCGGAGTTCCCAGATTGGCCAGTTGGGGAATGTCATCCGCCACCTGGGAGAGGTTCTCCAGCAGGTCGTACAACTGCGTCATCGACAAATCCACCTGCGCGATGCGATCTTCCCCTTGGCGCACCGTGAGACGATGAAAAATAAAATCAAGCGGACGGATGGCCACGGTACCGCTGAAGGTTCCCTTGGGTTCCCCACTCAAGTGGGATCCCACGTAGCGGTCGATTACGGTGATCAAATCGTTGAGCCAAACGTTATCGCCGTGTAAAGTTTTGACTGTCTCCCCCTGGCGGATTTCCAACTGACACTCGAAGCTGCGCTGGATGGCTTGCAGCGGCGGCGTTGCAGAGGAGTCTGAAGAATTGGAATCGGCAGGGGCTTCTCCCCGTACAGTCAGCGTAGAAGTGGGCTGTTGATAGGTGTGGCTAACCAGGGTAAGGTTGGGCATGGCAACTGCGGGCAAACAACACGGGTAGAGGGCTACAAAGGCGATAACAGAGGTGATAATTGACGAACCTGCCTCAAGAAGAGGGTGAGGCATCGGGGCCGGAGCTGTGGGCTACCCCCTCTTCTTCCAGATCGCTGCCGGCAGGCAAATCCATCTCAGGACGGCTGAGCAAGGCTTTCCACAGGCGCTGAGCGCCTTTCGGGCTACTGTAGAACATCAGCTCAATCAAGATGCGCAGGGCCAGCTCGGTGAGGCTATTCTCATCGCGCACGTCCCCATCCACCATGCGGCTGCGGTAGTGAGAGAGGAATTCATCCAAGTAATCTCCCACCAGCGGCTGACGGAAGGGGCTGAGCTCTTGATCGACAGCGGCTTCCAGTTGCTCCAAGGTGCTGCGGATACGGGCTTGTTGCTGAGCAGCCAGATAGGCAATCACCATCACCAGGGCGCGGGCCTCTTCGATATCGACCTTTTTGCGCCCACCGCTGCTGCGGCGCAAGGGGTTAGCATTGCGCAGTCGCCAGAGAGTCACCCGATCGCCAATCTGCTCTTCCAAGTTGAGGGCTTTGGCTGCGGCCAGAACCGCTTCGGAACTTTCTCCGCTCAGGGACTCCAACCCCAGCAGTAGCAAGTCCAACTGGGCTTTGATGGTACCGGTGGCTGTGTTCAGGCCAACGGGCCGACTGTCTAACTGAATGTGCTTGTGTTCCACCGTCACGCTGTCAATGGGAGCTTTGGGTTTCGACGAAACTCTATGATCTCCTGTCCAAGCCAAACCTGCAACCTACCTCCCTGCGCTCTAGTCTAAAAGACTTTGGGCATGCTAGACTGCTCGCCAGCCTGCCGAGAGTTGAGCTCTCAGGGTTCTTCCCCAAAACGGGGTAACTCTGGATGCATCTTAGACCAATAAGAATGGGTTTTCTGGCAATAAGAATGGGTTTTCTGGGCCGGTTTCTGTTTCGGCAACACCCCTACTCCTAGCTGAACTTGGGCTTTTGGACTCAGGGGGATGGCTACTTATAATGGGGAAAGCAGCTGCTGCTTTGGCCTTTAAGAGCTAAGTGACTACCCACCTTCATTGAGTTTCCCTTTTGTTGACACCAGCGACTCTAGGTGCAGCTTGATTCATCATGGCCTCTTCTGCTCGCTGCAGTACTCAGCCTGTCCCTGTTCACTGGGTCTTGATCTTCAGGGATCGATTGGGGCAGAGGGGGGTTGTTCTGGATAGTATCTATTACTCAGTGGGACGGTCTAAAGACAATCATATTCGCCTTTACGATCCCTGCGTCTCTCGGAAACACGCTTCCCTCATCCGCATCCCAGGTTCAGGGCCAACTGCACAGGGATCCCTGCAGTACAGCTACATGGTATTCGATGGCAGTCCGGGATCCAGGCCCAGCACCAATGGCCTATTCGTCAACGGAAAACGGGTTTTGTCCCATCGCCTTCAGCTCCTAGATAAGATAAGGTTTGGGCCGAACGTAACAGCAATTGTGGAGACAACGGATCGACTCAGCCCGGAAACCCTAGCCAAGTTATTGCAGCCTCTGGATGCTGCTAGCTCTACATCCCCATCCACCTTTGATTTTAATAAAGACACGGAGCCGAACCCGGAAAACCTGGCTCAGCCAGAGGAAGAGGATTTCACTGTTGCCTAAGCCAACCCAACCAGTCTTCTGAATCCTCCTGTGCCCCCCATCCCACCTGCTCTGAGCGGCTACTGGCAAAATGCCTTTGACCTAGAAGCCCATCTGGGATCCTTCCTGGGCCTTGGGGCTGCCGATCTGCGGGAGAAACTGCGGGCAGGGCAGCAGCAATTGGCGGAGTTGGGCCGGCGAGACTTTGGCTGGGATCGGGCAGATGCGTTTTATCGGGATCAGGTGAGATCCGCCTATCTGCTGGATTTGGCGGCTTGGCACCTGAGCAGCACCGACTACATCGGCGATACCTTACGCCTGGTGGCGGATCATGCCCGCGGGTTGGTGTTGGATTTTGGCGGCGGCATCGGCACCCATGCTATCGGGGCGGCCCTCTGCGCAGCGGTGGATCAGGTGATCTTCTGGGATATCAACCCCATCCATCGGCAGTTTGTGCAATGGCGGGCGGAAAAGCTGGGCTTAACTGAGCGCATCCACTGTCCAGAAAACTTCCCAGAAGAGATCTTTTTTGACACGGTCATCTGCTTCGATGTGGTGGAACATCTGGCGGATCCGGCAGCGCAGTTGCGGCAGTTTTACGACTGGCTCAAGCCGTCAGGTAAGCTTTTGATCAACTGGTACTTTTTCAAGGGGTTTAACGGCGAGTTTCCTTTTCACCTGGACGACCCGCAAAAGGTAGAGCAATTCTTTCAGGTGCTGCAAAGCTGTTTTTTGGAGGTGTTTCACCCCTATTTCATTACCGCCCGCTGTTACCGCAAGTGGGATAAAAGCTGAGATTGGAGAAAACCAAGGTGCTGCGCTATTTGCGGATATTGTGGCTGTTTTGGAGCACCTCAATCGCGGCAGAAATGGAGTACCGTGCCAATTTTTTCTTTGCCAGCCTCAGCAGTCTGGGTGGCTTGGGATCCGCTCTGTTTGGGCTGTCGTTGTTTTACCAGCAGGGGCACTGGCTGGGCGGTTGGAGTTGGCCGGAAGCCCTCATCGTGTTGGGGGTGTTCACCATTCTGCAGGGGGTGTCGGCCAGTCTCTTTAACGTCAACCTCAATCGCATTGTGCAGCAGGTGCAGGAAGGCACCTTGGATTTTGTTTTGCTAAAGCCAATAAGCAGCCAGTTTTGGCTGTCGGCCAGGGTGTTTTCCCCCTGGGGCCTGGTGGATATCGGCTTTGGCCTGTTGCTGATTCTCTACGCCGGGATCCAGCTCCATTTGCCTGCTTGGGCCTATGCTCTGGGGCTGCTGCCTCTGCTGCTGGGGCTGATCATCCTCTACAGCCTCTGGTTTATGTTGGGAGCCACCAGCATTTGGTTTGTGAAAATCTACAACGTCACCGAGGTGCTGCGGGGCCTAGTAGAGGCAGGACGATTTCCGATAGTGGCCTATCCGGTGGCCTACCGCGTGTTTTTCACCTTCGTCGTGCCGGTGGCTTTCCTGACCACCATCCCGGCGGAGACCCTGCTGGGGCGAGCCCAATGGCCGTGGCTGCTGGGATCCGCTCTGCTGGCGGCAGGGCTGTTGTGGGGATCCCATCTCTTCTGGCGCTTTGCCCTGCGCTTTTACACCAGCGCTTCCAGTTAAAGTCTGGGCCAAAAAGCTTGGATCCCACGCATCCGAGTTTCCAGGAGTTGAGTAATTTCTACAGACGCGCCCCATGCGCTGCCATCGCAGAGAACAACTGCCTTCAGTACAAGGCAGAGGGAATCGCAGAGTTCTCTGGGTTGAGGGCAAAAAAGTTTTCACTGCAGCGCTTTGCAGCCACAGGCTCTGTGGTTTAGGGGGGCTTGTCTGTCAGTGGTTTTGATGGTTTGTCGATCTTTTGAGGAGCCTGTTCAATGCACAAACACAGAAGCTTTGTAGCAGCATCTGTGATAGCCGGCAGTTTTGCTCTCTTGGGCTGTGGCAGCAGCACTTCGTCTTCGATGATGCCTTCCCAAGCGGATTTGGTGGCTTTGAGCGGCGGCAATCGCTTCACTTTCATCCGCTCTGCCGATGCCTTTGTGCAGGGATCCCTGACGGTAACAGGAGTGAACGGCAGCCTCATTGGTGTCGAT
Proteins encoded in this region:
- a CDS encoding DUF4335 domain-containing protein, which produces MPNLTLVSHTYQQPTSTLTVRGEAPADSNSSDSSATPPLQAIQRSFECQLEIRQGETVKTLHGDNVWLNDLITVIDRYVGSHLSGEPKGTFSGTVAIRPLDFIFHRLTVRQGEDRIAQVDLSMTQLYDLLENLSQVADDIPQLANLGTPVTRAWYRQPTGIAALLVGGIAVVAGVGIWASRPPRDPTASPSPQEQLTTPALTDQSQPLATSPQESDPTAGREAAGADPLSRLRDILAEQWQSPPDWPESLVYRVTVDRTGSLLAADPENELARERRAETPFADLPELPPDPLPTGAQQFRVSLEPGNQVEVTQDR
- a CDS encoding DUF3038 domain-containing protein, whose amino-acid sequence is MTVEHKHIQLDSRPVGLNTATGTIKAQLDLLLLGLESLSGESSEAVLAAAKALNLEEQIGDRVTLWRLRNANPLRRSSGGRKKVDIEEARALVMVIAYLAAQQQARIRSTLEQLEAAVDQELSPFRQPLVGDYLDEFLSHYRSRMVDGDVRDENSLTELALRILIELMFYSSPKGAQRLWKALLSRPEMDLPAGSDLEEEGVAHSSGPDASPSS
- a CDS encoding FHA domain-containing protein, with protein sequence MGRSKDNHIRLYDPCVSRKHASLIRIPGSGPTAQGSLQYSYMVFDGSPGSRPSTNGLFVNGKRVLSHRLQLLDKIRFGPNVTAIVETTDRLSPETLAKLLQPLDAASSTSPSTFDFNKDTEPNPENLAQPEEEDFTVA
- a CDS encoding class I SAM-dependent methyltransferase, producing the protein MPPIPPALSGYWQNAFDLEAHLGSFLGLGAADLREKLRAGQQQLAELGRRDFGWDRADAFYRDQVRSAYLLDLAAWHLSSTDYIGDTLRLVADHARGLVLDFGGGIGTHAIGAALCAAVDQVIFWDINPIHRQFVQWRAEKLGLTERIHCPENFPEEIFFDTVICFDVVEHLADPAAQLRQFYDWLKPSGKLLINWYFFKGFNGEFPFHLDDPQKVEQFFQVLQSCFLEVFHPYFITARCYRKWDKS
- a CDS encoding ABC transporter permease yields the protein MLRYLRILWLFWSTSIAAEMEYRANFFFASLSSLGGLGSALFGLSLFYQQGHWLGGWSWPEALIVLGVFTILQGVSASLFNVNLNRIVQQVQEGTLDFVLLKPISSQFWLSARVFSPWGLVDIGFGLLLILYAGIQLHLPAWAYALGLLPLLLGLIILYSLWFMLGATSIWFVKIYNVTEVLRGLVEAGRFPIVAYPVAYRVFFTFVVPVAFLTTIPAETLLGRAQWPWLLGSALLAAGLLWGSHLFWRFALRFYTSASS